One segment of candidate division KSB1 bacterium DNA contains the following:
- a CDS encoding bi-domain-containing oxidoreductase, producing the protein MLQIFQYQKTGELIVDELPEPMLRPGGVLVRNHFSLISAGTERTSVETAQASLLGKAKKRPDLVKQVRDNLRREGLIATWNKVRTRLDNYAALGYSSAGIVIESAVDEFKPGERVACAGAGYASHAEVVFVPRNLVARVPENVALEEAVYTTLGAIALQGVRQAEPRIGEQVIVIGLGLIGLLTVQLLKANGCRVMGLDVRPEVFSLASELGCDDCAPSSLDALPAVEAFTRGIGADAVILTASTRSNEPIELALQAVRKKGRIVIVGAVGMNLPRSPFYEKELELRISCSYGPGRYDPNYEERGVDYPLPYVRWTENRNMQAFLDLLAAGRVNVRRLTTHIFPIREAVKAYELITGKSDAQPSLGVLISYPQESGPRRARVDLPTVKPLTSPRIGFIGAGNFAQAYLLPPLVRLGVSLSGVFTASPIEAKSAAKKYGFAFCAGDAETVFKESDAVVIATRHDSHAEYVITALRAGLHVYVEKPPAVTPEQLQEIIRAYRQYAEPAGRTFTVGYNRRFSPIMRRIKAFFQPKRGPMQILIRINAGFLPKDHWTQLPEQGGRLIGEACHFIDIMSFLTDSRPLSVYAESVSDDNLQTTQADNVVLLVKFLDGSVGTLFYTASGDKAPAKEYYEIHAGGRSVLLYDFRKAEFFDGRKKRTVSCRGKGHAEEMAAFVKLLREGAAEFTFESLIDTSLVTFAAHRSLASKKPQEVVWPNA; encoded by the coding sequence ATGCTGCAGATTTTTCAATATCAAAAGACCGGCGAATTGATAGTGGATGAGCTGCCCGAGCCGATGCTGCGGCCGGGCGGCGTTTTGGTGCGCAATCACTTTTCACTGATCAGCGCCGGCACGGAGCGAACCTCCGTCGAGACGGCGCAGGCCTCTCTGCTCGGAAAGGCTAAAAAGCGGCCCGATTTGGTCAAGCAGGTGCGCGACAATCTGCGCCGCGAGGGACTCATTGCCACTTGGAATAAAGTGCGCACCCGCCTGGACAATTATGCGGCGCTCGGCTACAGCTCAGCGGGCATCGTTATCGAATCGGCGGTCGATGAGTTCAAACCCGGCGAACGCGTGGCTTGCGCCGGGGCCGGCTATGCATCTCACGCCGAGGTCGTTTTTGTGCCCCGCAATCTGGTCGCCCGCGTGCCGGAAAATGTTGCGCTTGAAGAAGCGGTTTACACGACCCTTGGGGCGATTGCCCTGCAGGGAGTACGGCAGGCCGAGCCGCGAATCGGTGAACAAGTTATAGTCATCGGACTCGGCCTGATTGGTCTGTTGACCGTACAGCTTCTAAAGGCCAACGGTTGCCGTGTTATGGGCCTGGATGTACGGCCCGAGGTCTTTTCCTTGGCCTCCGAGCTCGGCTGCGACGACTGTGCGCCGAGCAGCCTCGACGCTTTGCCGGCCGTCGAGGCGTTTACGCGCGGCATCGGCGCCGATGCCGTCATTCTCACTGCTTCGACGCGCAGCAACGAGCCGATCGAGCTGGCACTGCAGGCCGTACGCAAAAAAGGCCGCATCGTCATTGTCGGCGCCGTCGGCATGAATCTGCCGCGCTCGCCCTTTTACGAAAAGGAGCTCGAACTGCGCATCTCCTGCTCGTATGGGCCGGGCAGGTACGATCCGAATTACGAAGAAAGAGGCGTCGATTACCCCCTGCCTTACGTGCGGTGGACCGAAAACCGCAACATGCAGGCTTTCCTCGATCTGCTGGCTGCCGGACGCGTTAATGTACGCCGCCTTACGACCCACATTTTTCCCATCCGCGAAGCGGTAAAGGCCTATGAATTGATAACCGGCAAATCCGACGCGCAGCCTTCTCTCGGCGTCCTCATCTCATATCCGCAAGAAAGCGGCCCCCGCCGCGCGCGCGTCGATCTGCCGACCGTCAAACCGCTGACTTCGCCGCGCATCGGCTTTATCGGCGCCGGCAATTTTGCCCAAGCCTATCTGCTGCCGCCGCTCGTTCGACTCGGCGTTTCCCTCTCCGGCGTATTTACCGCCAGCCCCATCGAAGCCAAATCAGCAGCGAAAAAGTACGGCTTTGCCTTTTGTGCCGGCGATGCGGAAACGGTATTCAAAGAATCGGATGCCGTCGTGATTGCCACGCGCCATGATTCGCATGCCGAATACGTCATCACGGCCCTGCGCGCAGGTCTGCATGTCTATGTGGAAAAACCGCCCGCAGTGACGCCCGAACAGCTTCAGGAAATTATTCGCGCCTATCGGCAATACGCCGAACCGGCCGGGCGAACCTTTACGGTCGGCTATAACCGTCGTTTTTCGCCGATCATGCGCCGAATCAAAGCCTTTTTTCAGCCGAAACGCGGCCCTATGCAGATCCTCATCCGCATCAACGCCGGCTTTCTGCCTAAAGATCATTGGACCCAGCTTCCGGAACAAGGCGGCCGGCTGATCGGCGAAGCCTGTCATTTCATCGACATCATGAGTTTTCTCACCGACAGCCGCCCGTTATCGGTTTATGCAGAAAGTGTTTCGGACGATAATCTGCAGACGACGCAGGCGGACAATGTGGTTTTGCTCGTTAAATTCCTTGACGGCTCAGTAGGCACCCTGTTTTATACGGCTTCCGGCGACAAAGCGCCGGCTAAAGAATACTATGAAATTCACGCCGGCGGCCGCAGCGTGCTGCTCTACGATTTTCGCAAAGCCGAGTTCTTTGACGGGCGTAAAAAGCGCACGGTATCCTGTCGCGGCAAGGGTCATGCGGAGGAAATGGCGGCCTTTGTAAAGCTATTGCGCGAAGGCGCTGCCGAGTTCACCTTCGAATCGTTGATCGACACCTCGCTGGTCACCTTTGCCGCTCATCGTTCGCTCGCTTCAAAAAAACCGCAGGAGGTGGTTTGGCCGAACGCATGA
- a CDS encoding glycosyltransferase, whose amino-acid sequence MAERMTASGAPPGVSVAVVVFNARSDIAECLDSLLRQQYPPELMEILVIDNDSTDGTQEIVRRFAEADKRIKLIRNPVRGIAGSRQIALEKAVHPLIAFIDADCIAPPHWLIGLVEGFRRWSLKVPHLAAVGGGNVPPQNGRFYQALAIFLDSYLGSHGSVQGRRFLHDRPVPHLPTVNVLYDRLTLLDLGGFDRSLGNIGEDQDMSFRLSDHGKTLIYLAGLEVVHKMRSTLREWLKNMFTYGKGRMRLMIKHPRRIEPILLAPMLLVAALALTPLAVFSPIFLSPLVYFFAILMLSAAAALRRRRPDLLPTLFCLYVGSHLFYGAGEWCGLLHGSKFNRCEAF is encoded by the coding sequence TTGGCCGAACGCATGACGGCTTCGGGCGCACCACCGGGCGTCAGTGTTGCCGTGGTAGTTTTTAACGCCCGGAGCGACATTGCCGAATGCCTTGATTCCCTGCTTCGGCAACAGTATCCGCCCGAGCTTATGGAGATTCTGGTCATCGACAACGACTCGACCGACGGTACGCAGGAGATCGTCCGTCGGTTTGCCGAAGCCGACAAACGAATAAAATTGATCCGCAATCCTGTACGCGGCATTGCCGGCAGCCGCCAAATAGCGCTCGAAAAAGCCGTTCACCCCTTGATCGCCTTTATCGACGCCGACTGCATTGCTCCTCCCCATTGGCTCATTGGACTGGTCGAAGGCTTTCGCCGCTGGTCGCTCAAAGTCCCCCATCTCGCTGCAGTCGGCGGCGGCAATGTTCCGCCGCAAAATGGACGTTTTTACCAAGCCCTGGCAATATTCCTCGACTCGTACCTCGGCAGCCACGGCTCGGTACAGGGCCGCCGTTTTCTTCACGATCGGCCTGTTCCGCACCTGCCGACCGTCAATGTGCTCTACGACCGCCTCACGCTGCTTGACCTCGGCGGTTTTGACCGATCACTGGGAAACATCGGCGAGGATCAGGACATGAGCTTTCGCCTGTCTGACCACGGCAAAACCCTGATCTATTTGGCCGGTCTCGAAGTCGTGCACAAAATGCGTTCGACGCTCCGGGAGTGGCTGAAGAATATGTTCACCTACGGCAAAGGCCGTATGCGGCTGATGATCAAACACCCCCGCCGGATCGAACCGATCCTTCTGGCGCCGATGCTTCTCGTCGCTGCGCTCGCTCTGACGCCTCTCGCCGTCTTTTCCCCGATTTTTTTGTCCCCTCTCGTCTATTTTTTCGCTATATTGATGCTGAGCGCTGCAGCAGCCCTGCGCCGCCGTCGGCCCGATCTGTTGCCGACGCTCTTTTGCCTCTACGTCGGATCGCATCTCTTTTACGGGGCCGGCGAATGGTGCGGCCTGCTTCACGGCTCCAAGTTCAATCGCTGCGAAGCATTTTAA
- a CDS encoding glycosyltransferase family 39 protein: MRREKSLAYILLTALLLRVLFALVLPAKGFIFSDARHYDQAAKSLLAGEGLGPKYHRPPLYPLLMAGVYGLLGESFLAVRMAEAILGTLFCLLIFTVGKRVFNPTIGLIAAALAAVHPHFILVAGILYPTHLYAILLAAMIWLLLRYDERNSFVDLIAAAVFAALAAYTVPALFFFLPFILLWLLWKPTGFQAKASAVGLFSLIFLLALLPWTLHNYRLYGRLTLVQPVPHNVFPNLDNLQAQEEKIKSGFPEVTEYRKQHPLGTDQDRLDRILLRYITHPWQSMRYLVGELGHFWALYPDRLDTASAGYQQHITARDSRFVALKSQLWAAARMLSIAVMAPVFFLALVGLVVTLPWQRGQGLILAVILSQAIGYSLIYAEVRYRIPIEPYVLMFTSAGAVWLKQRFDSRKIHQKLSETTP, from the coding sequence ATGCGTCGTGAAAAAAGCCTTGCTTACATCCTTTTGACCGCCCTATTGCTGCGGGTTTTGTTTGCGCTGGTCTTGCCCGCAAAAGGCTTTATCTTTAGCGACGCTCGGCACTACGATCAGGCGGCGAAAAGCCTGTTGGCAGGTGAGGGACTGGGACCCAAATATCATCGACCGCCGCTCTATCCTCTTTTGATGGCCGGCGTTTACGGGCTCCTCGGCGAGAGTTTTCTTGCCGTGCGCATGGCGGAAGCGATTTTGGGCACGCTCTTTTGCCTGCTTATCTTTACCGTCGGCAAACGGGTGTTCAATCCGACGATCGGCTTGATCGCGGCAGCTTTAGCCGCTGTGCATCCGCATTTTATTCTTGTCGCCGGTATCCTCTACCCCACGCATCTTTATGCGATTTTGCTGGCAGCAATGATTTGGCTGCTGCTGCGCTATGATGAAAGAAACAGTTTCGTCGATTTGATTGCCGCTGCTGTTTTCGCCGCTCTCGCCGCCTATACCGTCCCTGCTCTGTTCTTTTTTCTCCCCTTTATATTGCTCTGGCTCTTGTGGAAACCGACCGGTTTTCAGGCTAAAGCGTCGGCCGTCGGACTGTTCTCCCTGATCTTTTTGCTCGCCCTTTTGCCGTGGACTCTGCACAACTATCGCCTTTACGGTCGCCTGACCCTGGTACAGCCGGTACCACACAATGTCTTTCCCAACCTTGATAATCTCCAGGCGCAGGAAGAAAAAATCAAATCCGGATTTCCGGAGGTGACCGAGTATCGAAAGCAGCATCCTCTCGGCACTGACCAAGATCGCCTGGACCGCATCCTATTGCGCTACATCACGCATCCGTGGCAGTCCATGCGCTATTTGGTCGGCGAACTGGGACATTTTTGGGCACTCTATCCCGACCGCCTGGACACGGCTTCGGCAGGATATCAGCAGCATATTACCGCAAGAGACAGCCGCTTTGTGGCGCTCAAATCGCAATTGTGGGCTGCTGCCCGCATGCTCAGCATCGCAGTCATGGCGCCGGTCTTTTTCTTGGCACTTGTCGGGCTTGTCGTCACTTTGCCGTGGCAAAGGGGGCAGGGACTGATACTGGCGGTCATTCTCAGTCAAGCAATCGGCTATTCCTTGATCTACGCCGAGGTGCGCTATCGAATCCCCATAGAGCCGTACGTGCTGATGTTTACATCCGCAGGCGCGGTTTGGCTCAAACAGCGATTCGATTCGCGAAAAATTCACCAAAAGCTATCGGAAACAACCCCGTGA
- a CDS encoding O-antigen ligase family protein: MSVTRTITRYSWLVVAVTAAAILAWLRLDLPAKFLALAIPAVIFPVLLLLVKDARRFLLAAVGFSIPLHLDINFMHLFEHQAGASTMGISLTDILIALLFMLLLIETAAAKRSVMVFFPTIGLPLILYLEAAALSMLWAPRLDLAAMEVVRMTKFTLLFFVMLNHLRDEQDLRLVVWSLLAAVALQSLLATAQMLRGGLLGLDFLGEAPPDADDETSIWRAMGTLGHPNKLATFLEVLLLLPLAAYLFEKKKPLRFIALLIFFLGVPAMMMTGSRGAWISFAAAMAFFGLFLLTSRHVRPTTIIKLAMAGVFILTLIAGTMSEMLYQRLFGPDYGSAAGRIPMFKIALNIISAHPVGGVGINNYQVNMRNYNDAVESLRYVAITRPVHNMYLLVAGETGIIGLAAMLSVLFGLFSTLRRARASQAPMISLTAAALYGGMIAFCVHGMVDKHPPGGSAIFYVVAALAAGLVVNDRKRVETVAPAEALYV; this comes from the coding sequence ATGTCGGTTACTCGAACAATCACTCGCTATTCCTGGTTGGTTGTTGCAGTTACGGCAGCGGCTATCTTGGCATGGTTGCGTCTGGATTTGCCGGCCAAGTTTCTGGCTTTGGCAATTCCGGCCGTTATTTTTCCGGTGTTGCTCTTGCTCGTCAAGGATGCCCGTCGCTTCCTACTTGCCGCTGTCGGCTTTTCGATTCCGCTGCATCTCGACATCAATTTCATGCACCTTTTCGAGCATCAGGCCGGTGCTTCGACCATGGGGATTTCGCTGACAGACATCCTCATCGCGCTGCTCTTCATGCTCCTGCTGATCGAAACCGCCGCTGCAAAACGGTCTGTCATGGTTTTTTTCCCGACAATCGGCCTGCCGCTGATTCTATATCTCGAAGCCGCCGCTCTCTCCATGTTGTGGGCGCCGCGTCTCGATTTGGCGGCAATGGAAGTGGTGCGCATGACCAAGTTCACGCTGTTGTTCTTTGTCATGCTCAACCATCTGCGCGACGAGCAGGATCTGCGCCTGGTCGTGTGGTCTCTGCTTGCCGCCGTTGCGCTGCAGAGTCTCCTGGCGACGGCGCAGATGCTGCGCGGCGGGCTGCTGGGTCTCGATTTTCTCGGCGAGGCGCCGCCGGATGCCGACGACGAAACTTCGATTTGGCGGGCTATGGGAACCCTCGGACACCCCAACAAGCTGGCAACCTTTTTGGAGGTTTTGCTGTTGCTGCCTCTTGCCGCTTATCTTTTTGAAAAGAAAAAGCCGCTGAGATTTATAGCCCTGCTTATCTTTTTTCTCGGTGTCCCGGCAATGATGATGACCGGCTCCCGCGGCGCGTGGATCAGCTTCGCGGCAGCCATGGCTTTTTTCGGGCTTTTCCTCCTTACCAGTCGGCATGTGCGTCCCACAACGATCATCAAGCTGGCAATGGCAGGCGTTTTCATCTTGACCCTGATCGCGGGAACCATGTCCGAGATGCTTTATCAGCGCCTTTTCGGACCGGACTATGGCTCCGCCGCCGGCCGCATCCCAATGTTCAAAATTGCGCTGAACATCATCTCCGCTCACCCGGTCGGCGGCGTCGGCATCAACAACTATCAAGTCAACATGCGCAACTATAATGACGCCGTCGAGTCCCTGCGCTATGTCGCCATTACCAGGCCGGTGCACAACATGTATCTGCTGGTGGCGGGTGAAACGGGCATCATCGGTCTGGCGGCAATGTTGAGCGTTCTATTCGGTCTCTTTTCGACCCTACGTCGCGCCCGCGCCTCGCAGGCGCCCATGATTTCGCTCACGGCGGCCGCTTTGTACGGCGGTATGATCGCCTTTTGCGTCCATGGAATGGTCGACAAACACCCGCCCGGCGGTTCGGCAATCTTTTATGTCGTTGCCGCGCTGGCCGCCGGCTTGGTCGTCAACGATCGCAAAAGAGTCGAAACGGTTGCTCCCGCAGAGGCTCTTTATGTTTAA
- a CDS encoding oligosaccharide flippase family protein, whose product MFKRMLISIGGVSFALSLVMALASLSSILLARALTPSQFGEFSLMRTLVLFLPPIAAWGQDVATARFFSRNDPERYRWRQVHSLILKIGSVLTIIGVLLCAHLYRLSLPKLIGLAVASLAYVSTLFFSNLWRSRKSYAPAMLMVNGFRGAFFFYVLVLFITHRATAATAIWGYFGVIVLIALFNVAYTYRRIPQGEQPIPRSFYTSGLLLLGSQTSVTLLGSLDSLFIPKMLDLASLGLYQAATAPAQLFNIIGRAAKYVWVPEFGSRNRVEMKRLTIGLALVSGVLLILAMATAQPLLHLLYKGKYDHGANLLRILFAAGAVRLYYHLSSSVIIGRLEQAALSLHLGLTVVMVFVEAGLLFVLLRAFGVIGAAWASLIVGLLRALFSYGIVWKYRSQLAFKP is encoded by the coding sequence ATGTTTAAACGAATGCTGATCAGCATCGGCGGCGTTTCCTTTGCCCTTTCGTTGGTGATGGCTCTCGCCTCTCTTTCCAGCATTCTTTTGGCGCGCGCCCTCACACCGAGCCAGTTCGGCGAGTTTTCGCTGATGCGTACCTTGGTGCTGTTTCTGCCGCCGATCGCCGCCTGGGGACAAGACGTGGCGACCGCAAGATTTTTCAGCCGTAACGATCCGGAACGGTATCGCTGGCGGCAGGTGCACAGTCTGATCCTAAAAATCGGGAGCGTACTGACCATTATCGGCGTGCTGCTCTGTGCCCATTTATATCGCTTGAGCCTGCCCAAACTGATCGGGCTTGCGGTCGCCTCATTGGCTTATGTCTCGACCCTGTTTTTCTCCAATCTGTGGCGCAGCCGAAAGAGCTATGCGCCGGCCATGCTCATGGTCAATGGGTTTCGCGGCGCTTTCTTTTTCTATGTGCTGGTGCTGTTTATAACGCATCGTGCGACTGCCGCAACGGCGATATGGGGCTACTTTGGCGTCATCGTGCTCATTGCCTTGTTCAATGTTGCCTATACCTATCGACGCATTCCGCAGGGCGAGCAACCGATACCGCGGTCGTTCTATACCAGCGGCCTGCTGCTGCTCGGCTCTCAGACTTCGGTCACTCTCCTCGGTTCGCTCGACAGCCTTTTCATACCCAAAATGCTCGATCTCGCCTCGCTGGGGCTCTATCAGGCCGCCACGGCACCGGCGCAGCTGTTCAACATTATCGGCAGAGCCGCCAAGTACGTGTGGGTGCCGGAGTTCGGCAGTCGGAATCGTGTGGAAATGAAGCGGCTGACGATTGGGCTGGCTTTGGTGAGCGGGGTATTGCTCATCCTGGCTATGGCGACGGCTCAGCCGCTGCTTCATCTTTTGTACAAAGGGAAATATGACCACGGCGCCAATTTGCTGCGGATCCTGTTTGCAGCAGGCGCCGTGCGGTTGTATTATCATTTGAGTTCGAGCGTCATCATCGGCCGACTGGAGCAGGCGGCCTTGTCGCTTCACCTTGGTCTTACAGTCGTCATGGTCTTTGTGGAAGCCGGACTGCTTTTTGTGCTGCTGCGCGCCTTCGGCGTGATCGGCGCCGCTTGGGCTTCTTTGATCGTCGGCCTCCTGCGCGCTCTATTCAGTTACGGCATCGTATGGAAATATCGGTCGCAACTGGCTTTTAAACCGTGA
- a CDS encoding glycosyltransferase family 4 protein, producing the protein MCEAFAKHGAEVLLLAPHYHDMPPTDRNEICHFYDVEPLFLMRQIPSLMSLSKPIADGRRKLRVPWVGGLSLYCSMQREAKSLLKNRDDLTVVYSRSLNGSLAFLQARRGQANPYKVIVEVHAVREQKPFKRFLSVLRAADGLVVISNAVRQELLERFGIPERKMLLAPSAVSAALFAEQIGPQEARRRLRLPEMPTVLYAGQLFPEKGADLLIEAAAFLPPAIHTVIVGGHGAYLDTLRQKAKAMHLTNVTLTGFVPPAQVPLYLAAADVLVLPTRQDHINSDYTSPLKLFEYMASKRPIVCSDLPVLRDILRDGENALFFRSGDTSDLAAAIQRLLNDTDFGRRLAQQAYADVQEFTWEKRAEKILYFIRSL; encoded by the coding sequence ATGTGCGAGGCGTTTGCCAAACACGGCGCCGAGGTACTGCTTTTAGCGCCGCATTACCATGATATGCCGCCGACTGATCGAAATGAAATTTGCCACTTTTACGATGTCGAGCCGCTCTTTTTAATGCGGCAGATTCCCTCGCTGATGAGCCTCAGCAAACCGATTGCCGACGGACGTCGAAAGTTACGCGTGCCGTGGGTTGGCGGTTTGTCGCTCTACTGTTCCATGCAGCGCGAAGCCAAGTCGCTGCTCAAAAACAGAGACGATCTGACTGTCGTCTACAGTCGCAGCCTGAACGGCTCGCTGGCGTTCCTGCAGGCGCGCCGCGGGCAGGCGAATCCCTACAAAGTCATTGTCGAGGTGCACGCAGTGAGAGAGCAGAAACCCTTCAAGCGCTTTTTATCAGTGCTGCGTGCCGCCGACGGTCTGGTGGTCATCTCAAATGCTGTCAGACAGGAGCTGCTGGAACGTTTTGGAATACCGGAGCGCAAAATGCTGCTCGCACCCAGCGCCGTAAGTGCTGCATTGTTCGCCGAACAAATTGGCCCTCAAGAGGCGCGCCGACGTTTGCGCCTGCCGGAAATGCCGACGGTCCTTTATGCAGGACAGCTTTTTCCCGAAAAAGGAGCCGATTTACTGATCGAGGCCGCGGCCTTTTTACCTCCGGCAATTCACACGGTCATTGTCGGCGGCCACGGCGCCTATCTCGACACCCTGCGTCAAAAGGCTAAGGCGATGCATTTGACCAACGTCACGCTGACGGGTTTTGTGCCGCCTGCGCAGGTGCCGCTTTACCTTGCCGCTGCCGACGTGTTGGTGCTGCCGACTCGCCAAGACCACATCAACAGCGACTATACCTCGCCCTTGAAACTTTTCGAATATATGGCCTCTAAACGGCCGATCGTTTGCTCCGATCTGCCGGTTCTGCGCGATATTCTGCGCGACGGTGAAAACGCCCTTTTCTTCCGCAGCGGCGATACCTCCGATCTGGCCGCCGCAATCCAACGCCTGCTGAACGATACAGATTTTGGCCGCCGCCTGGCGCAGCAGGCGTACGCGGACGTGCAGGAATTTACTTGGGAAAAGCGGGCGGAAAAGATACTTTATTTTATTCGATCTCTATGA
- a CDS encoding sulfatase: MKKNRPNILLISIDSLRADHLSVYGYHRETSPHLCRLAETARVYENAFAASNWTGSALASLLTGLYPRSHGYTHQHYYLDKGGDSLASILTEQNYQTVAFSNNLYVSERTGMDAGFQTFYYRGKPIKKGTPPVKSDPLRPFKAVIPETPKHLAKNLVDSLLPQHAVLRDDGAAATEFAFQKWLVQRQEDKPFFAYIHYQETHSPYMPPYPYRRRFFGDSWRKEAACLAFDHVGYYAGKTVFSESQVRNFTDLYDGAICYLDWRLGRLLDLLRRAGLYEHTVILVTADHGEMFGEHDYFWHAFCLYEPLIRVPLIIRFPDWFNSGRSMELVQTNDLVPTLLEALEIPWPHPGERQGQSFLNGSSRRAALIQVDNPERIIRRWLTRNPKLSMDDFSFYCRSLDALRTSEEKLIAASDGRHEFYDLCGDPAEERNLYGTADSRIAQRQAELREWIAALKPHIASEGSQPEFDKATWEKMRALGYA; encoded by the coding sequence ATGAAAAAAAATCGACCCAACATCCTGCTCATCAGCATCGACAGTCTGCGAGCCGATCACCTGTCGGTTTACGGCTATCATCGCGAAACGTCGCCGCATCTCTGCAGGCTGGCGGAAACAGCTCGCGTCTATGAAAACGCCTTTGCCGCCTCCAACTGGACCGGCAGCGCGCTCGCCTCTCTGCTGACCGGCCTCTACCCGCGCTCGCACGGCTACACGCATCAACATTACTATTTGGATAAAGGCGGCGATTCCCTTGCCTCGATTCTGACCGAGCAGAATTACCAGACCGTCGCTTTTTCCAACAATTTGTACGTCAGTGAGCGCACCGGCATGGATGCCGGATTCCAAACGTTTTACTACCGCGGCAAGCCGATTAAAAAAGGAACGCCGCCTGTGAAATCCGATCCGCTGCGGCCGTTTAAAGCCGTTATCCCCGAGACGCCCAAGCATCTGGCCAAGAACCTCGTCGATTCTCTTTTGCCCCAACACGCCGTCCTTCGCGACGACGGCGCCGCCGCTACCGAATTCGCGTTTCAAAAATGGCTCGTACAGCGACAAGAAGACAAGCCCTTTTTTGCATATATCCATTATCAGGAAACCCACTCCCCTTATATGCCTCCGTACCCCTATCGACGCCGCTTTTTCGGCGATTCCTGGCGCAAGGAAGCCGCCTGCCTGGCCTTCGATCATGTGGGGTATTATGCCGGCAAAACCGTCTTTAGCGAATCGCAAGTACGAAATTTTACGGACTTGTACGACGGCGCCATCTGCTACCTGGATTGGCGCCTGGGTCGTCTGTTGGATCTTCTCCGCCGTGCCGGTCTTTACGAGCATACCGTCATTCTCGTCACCGCCGACCACGGCGAGATGTTCGGCGAGCACGATTATTTTTGGCATGCCTTCTGTCTTTATGAACCGCTCATCCGCGTGCCGCTGATTATTCGCTTTCCTGATTGGTTCAACAGCGGTCGTTCTATGGAACTGGTGCAGACCAACGATCTCGTGCCGACGCTTCTGGAAGCGCTGGAAATTCCCTGGCCGCATCCGGGTGAACGACAAGGACAATCGTTCCTGAACGGTTCCTCGCGGCGCGCGGCGTTGATTCAGGTCGACAACCCGGAGCGCATCATTCGCCGCTGGCTGACGCGCAACCCCAAGCTGAGTATGGATGATTTCAGCTTTTACTGCCGCAGCCTGGACGCGTTGCGCACGTCTGAGGAAAAACTGATCGCAGCCTCCGACGGCCGTCATGAGTTCTATGATCTATGCGGCGATCCGGCCGAAGAGCGAAACCTCTACGGCACGGCCGATTCCCGCATCGCGCAGCGGCAGGCCGAGCTACGAGAATGGATCGCGGCGTTGAAGCCGCATATTGCATCCGAGGGCTCTCAACCGGAATTCGACAAAGCGACATGGGAAAAGATGCGGGCGTTGGGCTATGCCTGA
- a CDS encoding glycosyltransferase: MPDQGRKIRVLYLIPSLRTGGAELQLLTLVRGLDKSRFAVSVAVFYEGGFEQKLKEIAGVHLIRLGKKHGFDPVPFIRLLRELCQYPQDILHAFNLSARFIGLLCGRIAQVPIVVLAERTDRPIVTSFGSRMYSLLDGLALRLADYVIANSSGGLRFALQRGVRAERVSVIPNGIDRQRLLPKRSAYEMRSLLKLPKESFVIGMLGRLEPSKEPERFLAVFEAVARSDTSVRGLVVGDGSSAERLQRKVQQLQLGDRLLFVGRQDEPADYLQVMDVMLHPSLGAEGCPNAALEAMAMGIPVIAGRTNGAAEIIESEKNGLLIDSAEIETWAKAILRLRNDPELRRRLGENAQRRVARDFSAETMVASHAELYERWYRDAKNRTTQ; encoded by the coding sequence ATGCCTGATCAAGGACGCAAAATTCGCGTTCTCTATCTCATTCCGTCCCTGCGCACCGGTGGAGCGGAGCTGCAGCTGCTGACGCTCGTCCGCGGCCTCGACAAATCACGCTTTGCCGTCTCCGTTGCCGTCTTTTACGAGGGCGGATTCGAGCAAAAGCTCAAAGAAATTGCAGGCGTCCATTTGATTCGACTCGGCAAAAAGCACGGCTTCGATCCCGTGCCGTTCATTCGACTTTTGCGCGAACTGTGTCAATATCCGCAGGATATTCTGCACGCCTTTAATCTTTCGGCGCGGTTCATCGGACTGCTTTGCGGCCGAATTGCCCAGGTTCCGATCGTCGTGCTGGCCGAGCGGACCGACCGCCCCATTGTGACCTCATTCGGGAGTCGAATGTATTCGCTGCTGGACGGCTTGGCGCTTCGCCTGGCGGATTACGTGATCGCCAACAGCAGCGGCGGCTTACGTTTTGCACTGCAGCGCGGCGTACGAGCAGAACGGGTTTCAGTCATCCCCAACGGCATCGACCGGCAACGACTTTTACCCAAACGTTCTGCATATGAAATGCGCTCGCTCCTAAAGCTGCCCAAGGAAAGCTTTGTAATCGGAATGCTCGGACGGTTGGAGCCGAGCAAGGAACCGGAAAGATTTTTAGCTGTTTTTGAGGCCGTCGCCCGATCCGACACCTCGGTTCGCGGCCTGGTCGTCGGCGACGGCTCGTCGGCAGAGCGGTTGCAGCGTAAAGTCCAACAGCTGCAGCTCGGTGACCGGCTGCTTTTCGTCGGCCGACAGGATGAACCGGCGGATTATCTGCAGGTCATGGACGTGATGCTTCACCCTTCGCTCGGCGCCGAAGGATGCCCGAATGCGGCTTTGGAGGCGATGGCCATGGGAATACCGGTGATCGCCGGTCGCACCAACGGCGCCGCCGAGATTATCGAATCCGAAAAGAACGGCCTTTTGATCGACAGTGCCGAGATCGAAACGTGGGCAAAAGCAATCCTGCGCCTCCGCAACGATCCCGAGTTGCGGCGAAGGCTTGGAGAAAACGCACAACGTCGAGTCGCACGGGATTTCAGCGCCGAAACAATGGTTGCTTCACATGCCGAGCTTTATGAACGATGGTACCGAGACGCAAAAAACCGGACGACGCAATGA